The Anolis sagrei isolate rAnoSag1 chromosome 6, rAnoSag1.mat, whole genome shotgun sequence genome includes the window GCGGATGCATCTGCCaagttttcttccttctcttcttcaccaTATCTCACTTTTATCTCCTGGGCATTATGGCATATGACCGTTACATTGCCATCTGTAATCCATTGAAGTATGAGACTATAATGAACAAGAAAGCATGCATTCAGATGGCAATGAGTACATGGATTAGTGGTTTTGGCCTTTCTTCACTATATACTGGCTCTTTATTTACAGTCAGTTTCTGTTCCAATGATGTTAATCAGTTCTTCTGTGAAATCCCACAACTATTAAAAATTGCATGTTCTGATACATATCTAATTGCATTTTATACTATATGTGCTGgctcttccatatccttcatttaTATTAGTTTAATAATCTCCTCCTATATTGAGATATTCCGAGCAGTTCTAAGAATTGCTTCTAGCCAGAGAAAGCCAAAAGCCTTTTCAACTTGCTTGCCACACCttattgtaataattttgtatattgtaaGTGGTTCATTGATCTATCTAAAGCCAATTTCTCGGTCCCTGTCAACCATGGATCTTGTGCTTTCTGTGTTTTATTGCATGATGCCTCCTCTAATGAACCCACTAATCTATAGTATCAGAAATAGGGAACTTAAAAGAGCATCTTGGAAGTTGATTGCTGATCTTTGATCCCCTTTCATACCCATTCCAGCTATCATTGCCAATAGTCTAGAGTTGTCGGCTATCTAAAAATgcagctacattgtagaattaatgcagattcattcaattttaattgccatttatcaATGAAAACATGATTGTTGTCATTctacaaaatctttagccttctctatgcaagagtgctggttcctcactaTACTACAAATCCCCCTATTTATTAACTGATTTTTGATAACGTAGCAGCTTGAAGTTGAATGAGACAGAAGGCATTATTGAGAACAATTTGCACATATAGGGGTCTAAAATCCtcagaaaaagaaatatattgtGTTAGGCAAAACAATGTTAACACATTCTTTAAAACCAAATGTATATGATTAATTGTTTAACTGATTTATTGTATATCTTGTATTAAAGTTAGTTgtgtgtgatttatttatttattgtgaataattttaatctatttattaatattgtatttattgtgaatatttcaattaatttattgatattttatttattgtgatttttttaaagaaaattctaCTATTCCAATAAAACAGTCGaataatgtatgcattttaaaacaaaatggtAACGATTGTTTCAAGAAGCATAATATGTTGATTTAAAGTTCATTCCTGATATAGAAAATTAACTCTATTCAGAAAGGGATTAGGAAGTtgggaaaaaaacctacaagagtaGTCATTTAGTTTAATGACTCCATGCCAGAGGAAAAAGATTGAATGTAGATGGGCTGCTTCTCTACACATGAAGCAGgaattcctttccttttctcagaAAGTTGATATTTAACTATAAAAGTTGGGCTCAGTTAACATCTAATAAACatatactttattttattattttatttttatcctgccttacTTCTAATATAGTGACTCAAAGTGATGTTTAGAGATGTGTAAACCTAGAACAGGTATGAGTCCATGCAAGAACTAATAAATCTTGTATACTGTACTCTATCCACCTTTTAATGTCTTCTATGACTTTAATCATCTGTGTATGAGGAAattaggaggaggaaaagaaagacttcaccTCAAACTGAACTTTCATATTATGAATTATTGTACTATTAAATTTAATGATTAAAAGGAAATATGTGTGGCGGAATGAAAGTCACATGTCTTTCACATCTTTaacaatccacacactgtcttgttaGAGAAAAACTATGctatgcagatgatcagtaaagaataagattTTTACTCTTTGTtttgcagagcaacatatatacagtcatgggaacagttgcattgactcacacaacgTCCtttgagagattcaaatggtccttaggtgtccatgttAGAGATCTTCTTCCAGCATCCAAGAAGCAAACATTAAAACTGTTTTAGCAAGCTCCTACACAGAAAActtaaatatgtaactgttgcaaCACTGGGCAGCACACATtttagtgcctcaaatgttagacctgtttctggatatatttgacctgctaatTCCAAGCATGGCACCAGTTTTTCCCTATCAATTCTAAATTGTGAGATATAAAATTTATGCCATATTCCAATTTTCATCTGCTTGccgtaaaacaacaacaatattcatctgctctatccaatgcaattttctgaatcagcatcccaaataacctcagGGGCAGGCCAAAAAACAAAGACATCAAGAATAacattttgttgggctgtgtaataaatgtgtgtgtgtgtgtgtgtgtgtgtgttacatttGTTTCAGTACCCTACATGTTCAGACTCCAATGGCCACCTGGAACTGCATTACTTCTGTTTCTCCAGCCCCCACCCCTTACTTATTTGACAGGTTAGGGACCAGAGCGCtctcaaaactcaaaaatcatcAAAATGTGGATCCATTATGTACTGTGGTCCCTAACCTGTTACACCCAAATAATAAGGATAAACTTTTCCTCAAAAAGATGGGGATACTttgcatacacagagagagacccTTTTGTGGGTCCTGATGGGTGTTTTCCTCACTTCATCCCCTTCTCCTTACTCCCTGATGATACAAGCAGACCATATTATGTCCTTCCCTGAACAAGGGAAGGGAAGATAGGGGAGAGAAACCACAAGGTAGCAAATACAGGGACCAAATTGGtggtgggaggaagaggagacatTTACACAACTGGTGGagacacatacacagacatacaAAATGGTAGTCTTAGTAGAGCTGGGACAGTATTTCCTTCCTCCCTGCTGGCAAGTGTAAGGAATGAAGGCAGACAGGCTGATACGACCAAGGACAGCACAGGCTGATGGGACTTAATAAGAACTTTTGCAGAAATGTTCTGCTAAGATTACCCTATTATTGTTGGGCATGTGTTATAAGAACAGGGCCAGTGTGTGTCATCACAGAAGGCCATATTGTACAACCCTTAATACATTGTACATCTCATTAAGTGCAATAATTCATAGGGTGTCAACATGTAAAACACATGAGCATCATAGGTACAATAATACTATATAAAACATcagcttgctctctctctctctctctcgcacgcacacgcacacgcacacgcacacgcacacacatatatagtcccCAAGTTAGGAAGAAGAtacattctgtaggtttgttcttaagttgaatttgtttgtaagtcagaactggTGCATtctttaagtataactccagcccaaaatatgtatcttttagctttggataggatagggaagggttaactgtCCGTGCCTGTTCAGAGGTTTCACCtacctttctgtccttgtgataattggattttggaaaaaaatggcttgttgtgaaaacaagggttaatcataaagcttcagtggagaccccctttccctatgataactttttcaggagttagtttcccttcttaggggaagatttctctcatgttctgtctcacccccattcttaactatgagtcatttgtaagtcagatgtttataactcggGGGTTATAAACCCCCCTCCCCATATAGAAGCAATTTTTTCATATAGGATCTTGGTATCCAtgtgccttgtgtgtgtgtgtgtgtagctacaGTCAGTAGTCAGATTGGTGTAGTGGTTGGGGTGTTGGACTAGGATCCtgcagaccagggttcaaatccctactcagatATGGAAACCCACTCAAGCACGTCCCAGCATAAAAGAAGGCATCACTCACTCCTTTCCTAAAGAAACTTTGCAAAGAAAATCCCGTAATCCATGAAAGGATTTCTCTCTTTATGTGTGCAAAGTATTTCCTTCTTTTTGAGGGAAGGTTTGGCCTTTTTTCTTTGGATCCCTACATTAGagtcaccataggttggaaattaTTGTTTGCACATGGCAACAGCAGGTATAATTTGAAAAGAGTAGTGAAAAACAGGAAATTTACACTTTCACATTACATAAAATTAAATTACTGCTTTGGTAAAGAAGCCAAATTTCATCTCACATCAGAAAGGGTACAATGATTGATTTAGTTACATCTCC containing:
- the LOC132779424 gene encoding olfactory receptor 14I1-like, with the translated sequence MSNQSLIPTEFILHGFSDIQESQPFHFLAFLFIYLMAAIENVLIITVIIKSHHLHKPMYFFMANLAFQDLGSISVTVPKSMENSLRKINTISYSGCICQVFFLLFFTISHFYLLGIMAYDRYIAICNPLKYETIMNKKACIQMAMSTWISGFGLSSLYTGSLFTVSFCSNDVNQFFCEIPQLLKIACSDTYLIAFYTICAGSSISFIYISLIISSYIEIFRAVLRIASSQRKPKAFSTCLPHLIVIILYIVSGSLIYLKPISRSLSTMDLVLSVFYCMMPPLMNPLIYSIRNRELKRASWKLIADL